A region of Antedon mediterranea chromosome 8, ecAntMedi1.1, whole genome shotgun sequence DNA encodes the following proteins:
- the LOC140056333 gene encoding ADP-ribosylation factor-like protein 2-binding protein codes for MAYNNRLEQKPQLENCFPGPSGEDAEYMDFQEEDLAKSVSSIADTKFDITIGHIEDIIMDDTFQLLQRDFMEKHYKEFEDTEENKLIYTEIFNNYVTLLNKHIENELTSRIPDFSMEDFAQQLQKRSKKKQLEGEIFEMLLTFSDFVSFKEMFLDYKAEQEGTGIDLTSGIMVTPCKFPEPTSN; via the exons ATGGCATACAATAATCGTCTCGAGCAGAAACCTCAGTTAGAAAACTGTTTTCCTGGACCATCAG GAGAAGATGCAGAATATATGGACTTCCAAGAAGAAGACCTTGCCAAGTCTGT atcCAGTATTGCAGACACAAAGTTTGATATAACCATTGGACATATAGAGGATATCATAATGG atgATACATTTCAATTACTTCAACGAGATTTTATGGAAAAACATTACAAAGAATTTGAAGACACTGAAGAAAACAAGCTAATCTACacagaaatatttaataattat GTCACCTTGCTGAACaaacatattgaaaatgaaCTAACCTCaagaataccagacttttccaTGGAAGACTTTGCACAACAATTACA AAAGAGATCGAAGAAAAAACAGTTGGAAGGCGAGATATTTGAAATGCTTCTAACGTTCAGTGATTTTGTATCatttaaagaaatgtttttaGATTACAAAGCA GAACAAGAAGGGACTGGAATAGATCTGACATCAGGAATAATGGTCACACCATGCAAGTTTCCAGAGCCAACATCAAATTga